A section of the Osmia lignaria lignaria isolate PbOS001 chromosome 16, iyOsmLign1, whole genome shotgun sequence genome encodes:
- the Teh1 gene encoding tipE homolog 1 phospholipid transfer protein isoform X1 produces the protein MRGSSSELLLEASCVQCQSDHQAEQRRHQHQQHQLNEKHDLKERELRRRKLLELGFGASRRRPPRRTCRQRFNFYATSALAFVATSGGAALLFLVPLYVDPAISTLAADFSPDPVVCTTSRREEVAGLFNCTWSSCREGCTSDVYRCTHIYVTYTPWSNSSMNDTGGSDNDTGVQHTSTTSVPTPGDVEAVLLVNIKGCGYPPIVDCENFTRELGYEGAKFPCHYSRVNGSIVMANYNREAQVTTIIHFFAAPFVVTLATSVALCVMHCDCRCSPPPRHSSRGIKRARGNDLSDHSISNRVDQRGHPTHCECGEVTRPL, from the exons ATGCGCGGGAGCAGCTCTGAGCTGCTGCTGGAGGCGAGCTGCGTCCAGTGTCAGAGCGATCACCAGGCCGAACAGCGGAGGCATCAGCACCAGCAGCATCAGCTAAACGAGAAACACGACTTAAAGGAGCGAGAGCTACGTCGTCGCAAACTGTTGGAGCTCGGGTTCGGCGCTTCGCGGCGCCGACCGCCACGGCGTACCTGCCGTCAGCGGTTCAACTTTTACGCCACCTCCGCGTTGGCCTTCGTCGCGACGTCCGGCGGCGCGGCCCTCCTCTTCCTAGTCCCGCTTTACGTCGATCCAGCCATCAGCACGCTGGCCGCCGATTTCTCACCGGATCCTGTCGTTTGCACCACCTCCAGACGAGAGGAAGTCGCCGGACTGTTCAACTGCACTTGGAGTTCATGTCGCGAGGGTTGCACCAGTGACGTCTACAGATGTACGCATATATACGTCACATACACGCCATGGAGCAACTCTAGTATGAACGACACCGGGGGTAGCGACAACGACACCGGCGTTCAACATACCTCGACCACTTCCG TGCCGACGCCAGGCGACGTGGAGGCAGTGCTCTTGGTGAACATTAAAGGGTGCGGCTATCCGCCGATCGTCGACTGCGAAAACTTCACCCGCGAATTGGGCTACGAGGGTGCGAAATTTCCCTGCCATTACAGCCGAGTGAACGGCAGCATAGTGATGGCGAACTATAACCGCGAGGCGCAGGTCACCACTATCATACACTTCTTCGCGGCGCCTTTCGTAGTGACTCTCGCGACCAGCGTCGCTCTGTGTGTGATGCATTGTGACTGCAGATGCAGCCCACCTCCACGACATTCGTCGCGAGGCATCAAGAGAGCCAGAGGCAACGATCTCAG CGATCACTCGATAAGCAATCGCGTGGATCAACGGGGTCATCCGACGCATTGCGAGTGCGGCGAGGTGACGAGGCCGTTATGA
- the LOC117600832 gene encoding glutamate receptor ionotropic, kainate 5-like, which yields MAEELDLDNVGGVFLLLTVGVAVSFFYTIFELLWEIGCTSVRENISFKEELMTEIKFIVKCGSTSKPVRRRKSSSNRSGEGSTRGCTPPYGFIPAIRISNSENK from the exons ATGGCAGAGGAGCTGGATCTTGACAACGTGGGTGgtgtttttctattattaactgTTGGTGTTGCTGTCTCCTTTTTCTACACCATATTCGAACTTCTGTGGGAGATTGGTTGCACATCTGTACGCGAAAAt ATTTCCTTCAAAGAAGAACTTATGACTGAAATTAAATTCATCGTAAAATGTGGTAGTACATCAAAACCAGTAAGAAGGAGAAAAAGTTCTTCCAACAGAAGTGGAGAAGGCAGTACTCGAGGTTGCACTCCTCCTTATGGTTTTATTCCAGCGATCAGGATATCCAATTCTGAGAATAAATAA
- the Teh1 gene encoding tipE homolog 1 phospholipid transfer protein isoform X2, giving the protein MRGSSSELLLEASCVQCQSDHQAEQRRHQHQQHQLNEKHDLKERELRRRKLLELGFGASRRRPPRRTCRQRFNFYATSALAFVATSGGAALLFLVPLYVDPAISTLAADFSPDPVVCTTSRREEVAGLFNCTWSSCREGCTSDVYRCTHIYVTYTPWSNSSMNDTGGSDNDTGVQHTSTTSVPTPGDVEAVLLVNIKGCGYPPIVDCENFTRELGYEGAKFPCHYSRVNGSIVMANYNREAQVTTIIHFFAAPFVVTLATSVALCVMHCDCRCSPPPRHSSRGIKRARGNDLRIELCKFCNIHIGR; this is encoded by the exons ATGCGCGGGAGCAGCTCTGAGCTGCTGCTGGAGGCGAGCTGCGTCCAGTGTCAGAGCGATCACCAGGCCGAACAGCGGAGGCATCAGCACCAGCAGCATCAGCTAAACGAGAAACACGACTTAAAGGAGCGAGAGCTACGTCGTCGCAAACTGTTGGAGCTCGGGTTCGGCGCTTCGCGGCGCCGACCGCCACGGCGTACCTGCCGTCAGCGGTTCAACTTTTACGCCACCTCCGCGTTGGCCTTCGTCGCGACGTCCGGCGGCGCGGCCCTCCTCTTCCTAGTCCCGCTTTACGTCGATCCAGCCATCAGCACGCTGGCCGCCGATTTCTCACCGGATCCTGTCGTTTGCACCACCTCCAGACGAGAGGAAGTCGCCGGACTGTTCAACTGCACTTGGAGTTCATGTCGCGAGGGTTGCACCAGTGACGTCTACAGATGTACGCATATATACGTCACATACACGCCATGGAGCAACTCTAGTATGAACGACACCGGGGGTAGCGACAACGACACCGGCGTTCAACATACCTCGACCACTTCCG TGCCGACGCCAGGCGACGTGGAGGCAGTGCTCTTGGTGAACATTAAAGGGTGCGGCTATCCGCCGATCGTCGACTGCGAAAACTTCACCCGCGAATTGGGCTACGAGGGTGCGAAATTTCCCTGCCATTACAGCCGAGTGAACGGCAGCATAGTGATGGCGAACTATAACCGCGAGGCGCAGGTCACCACTATCATACACTTCTTCGCGGCGCCTTTCGTAGTGACTCTCGCGACCAGCGTCGCTCTGTGTGTGATGCATTGTGACTGCAGATGCAGCCCACCTCCACGACATTCGTCGCGAGGCATCAAGAGAGCCAGAGGCAACGATCTCAG AATCGAGTTATGTAAATTCTGCAACATACATATCGGCCGTTAG